One Thioclava electrotropha DNA segment encodes these proteins:
- a CDS encoding agmatinase family protein, with protein sequence MFHDLPGGRSRPHHPQAAIAAHALRERRQHHPDLTKLAGWKAMRKEAELPEGRWDEERRWALRMGLTGADSIEDKSIPTFARGELPHYAGINTFLKAPYAEDVLEVSHYDATVLGIPFDGGTTYRAGTRFGPQGVRKISALYTPYNYEIGVDLREQMTLCDAGDVFTIPANIEKSFDQISRAVSHVFSSGSLPIMIGGDHSIGFPCVRGIAECTSKKIGIVHFDRHADIQEKDLDERMHTTPWFHSTNLPNVPAKNLVQIGIGGWQVPREAVKVARERETNIITMGDMEKMGIDKTIEMALEMAWDGVDMVYMSFDIDSIDCGFVPGTGWPEPGGFLPREALALASGIAAEGICGMELVEVAPPYDVSDITALMGTRVIVDVLGSLVANGKLGAHRKHIDKPVSLPHGEFEGKRWSNSEPHKVG encoded by the coding sequence ATGTTCCATGACCTGCCAGGCGGGCGATCGCGCCCGCACCACCCGCAAGCGGCCATCGCGGCGCATGCCCTGCGCGAGCGCCGCCAGCACCACCCGGACCTGACCAAGCTCGCCGGCTGGAAGGCGATGCGCAAAGAGGCGGAACTCCCCGAGGGCCGCTGGGACGAGGAACGCCGCTGGGCGCTGCGCATGGGACTGACCGGGGCCGACAGCATCGAGGACAAGTCGATCCCGACCTTCGCACGCGGCGAGCTGCCCCATTACGCGGGCATCAACACCTTCCTGAAAGCGCCCTATGCCGAGGACGTGCTGGAGGTCTCGCATTACGACGCTACCGTCCTGGGCATCCCCTTCGACGGCGGCACCACTTACCGCGCGGGCACCCGCTTCGGGCCGCAGGGCGTGCGCAAGATCTCCGCGCTCTACACGCCTTACAACTACGAGATCGGCGTCGACCTGCGCGAGCAGATGACGCTCTGCGATGCGGGCGACGTGTTCACCATCCCGGCGAATATCGAGAAGAGCTTCGACCAGATCAGCCGCGCGGTCAGCCACGTCTTCTCCTCGGGCTCGCTCCCGATCATGATCGGCGGCGACCACTCGATCGGCTTTCCCTGCGTGCGCGGCATCGCCGAATGCACCTCGAAGAAGATCGGCATCGTCCATTTCGACCGCCATGCCGACATTCAGGAGAAAGACCTCGACGAGCGGATGCACACCACGCCGTGGTTCCACTCGACCAACCTGCCCAACGTGCCCGCAAAGAACCTCGTGCAGATCGGCATCGGCGGCTGGCAGGTCCCGCGCGAGGCGGTGAAGGTCGCACGCGAGCGTGAGACCAACATCATCACCATGGGCGACATGGAGAAGATGGGCATCGACAAGACGATCGAGATGGCGCTGGAGATGGCGTGGGACGGGGTCGACATGGTCTACATGTCCTTCGATATCGACTCCATCGACTGCGGCTTCGTGCCCGGCACCGGCTGGCCCGAACCGGGCGGCTTCCTGCCGCGCGAGGCGCTGGCGCTGGCCTCGGGTATCGCCGCCGAGGGCATCTGCGGGATGGAGTTGGTCGAGGTCGCGCCGCCCTATGACGTGTCCGACATCACCGCGTTGATGGGCACGCGGGTGATCGTGGACGTGCTGGGCTCACTGGTGGCCAATGGTAAACTCGGCGCGCATCGCAAGCATATCGACAAACCCGTCTCGCTGCCCCATGGCGAATTCGAGGGCAAGCGCTGGTCGAATTCCGAACCGCATAAGGTGGGCTGA
- a CDS encoding maleate cis-trans isomerase family protein, producing MADFPYRLREDATPTMGLIVLRVDETIEDEFRSYIPPDDARMHVTRVHSGDDLTPSSIAEMERALSGAAALLPPAATFDVVGYGCTSGAALIGPDEVRANVMAGVTTRHVTDPLSAALAAISDLGLERVGIVSPYVASVAEPLRSAFVAAGITVPATLSFGEEVEARVARIDPASIAEAARNLAGQAKLDGIFLSCTNLRTRRILPELKAELGMPVLSSNQALAWHMRKLAGLGEPK from the coding sequence ATGGCCGATTTCCCCTATCGCCTTCGCGAAGACGCCACGCCCACGATGGGCCTGATCGTGCTGCGCGTGGACGAGACCATCGAGGACGAATTCCGCAGCTATATCCCACCGGACGACGCGCGGATGCATGTCACGCGCGTCCATTCGGGCGATGATCTGACCCCGTCGAGCATCGCCGAGATGGAGCGTGCGTTGAGCGGCGCGGCGGCGCTGCTGCCGCCTGCGGCGACGTTCGATGTGGTGGGCTATGGCTGCACCTCGGGCGCGGCGCTGATCGGGCCGGACGAGGTACGGGCGAATGTCATGGCGGGCGTCACGACGCGGCATGTGACCGATCCGCTGAGCGCCGCGCTGGCTGCGATTTCGGATCTCGGGCTGGAGCGCGTGGGCATCGTCTCGCCCTATGTCGCCTCGGTTGCGGAGCCTCTGCGGTCGGCCTTCGTCGCTGCAGGAATCACCGTTCCAGCGACCCTGTCTTTCGGTGAGGAGGTGGAGGCGCGGGTGGCGCGGATCGACCCGGCCTCGATTGCCGAGGCGGCACGAAACCTTGCAGGGCAGGCCAAACTGGACGGGATTTTCCTGTCCTGTACCAACCTGCGTACGCGGCGGATTTTGCCGGAGCTGAAAGCGGAGCTCGGGATGCCGGTGCTCAGCTCGAACCAGGCGCTGGCTTGGCATATGCGAAAGCTTGCGGGGCTGGGGGAGCCGAAGTGA
- a CDS encoding GntR family transcriptional regulator: MNEIPLIPRQTEPERLRGRDRLDLIHAEIRSRICLLDYPPGMRLSETALASEFGISRTPLRRVLARLEDDGLLRSVHGVGTFVTDVDYTELAQVFRLRRELTVLQTTLDPVPPSAALIASFVRLQERGRALVDAPTARAFAELDRDTFLCLLDLTANAPLREMSEALYFRTARIWLQQVTASQIDLMQEIEIYNDELRDILRALRLGDLDALGHMRRGHISMSFARMPVLIKAP; this comes from the coding sequence ATGAACGAGATACCCCTGATCCCTCGGCAAACCGAACCGGAACGACTGCGTGGCCGCGACCGCTTGGATCTCATCCATGCCGAAATCCGTAGCCGCATCTGCCTGCTCGACTACCCGCCCGGCATGCGCCTGTCGGAAACCGCGCTGGCGTCCGAATTCGGCATCTCGCGAACACCGCTGCGTCGGGTGCTGGCGCGGCTCGAGGATGACGGGTTGCTGCGCTCGGTGCACGGGGTCGGCACGTTCGTCACCGATGTCGATTACACCGAACTGGCTCAGGTCTTCCGGCTGCGGCGCGAACTCACGGTGCTGCAGACCACGCTCGACCCGGTGCCGCCAAGCGCCGCGCTGATCGCGTCTTTCGTCAGGCTGCAGGAACGCGGCCGCGCCCTTGTCGATGCACCCACCGCCCGCGCTTTTGCCGAGCTGGACCGCGACACCTTCCTCTGCCTGCTGGACCTGACTGCAAATGCGCCGCTGAGGGAAATGTCGGAGGCGCTGTATTTCCGCACGGCCCGGATCTGGCTGCAGCAGGTCACCGCCTCGCAGATCGACCTGATGCAGGAGATCGAGATCTACAATGACGAGCTGCGCGACATCCTGCGCGCCTTGCGGCTCGGCGATCTCGACGCACTCGGCCATATGCGGCGCGGCCATATCTCCATGAGCTTCGCGCGGATGCCCGTCCTGATCAAAGCGCCCTAG
- the ehuD gene encoding ectoine/hydroxyectoine ABC transporter permease subunit EhuD, with amino-acid sequence MGFNWNWEFTWEILPKLMHATLNTLMAAGFGYAIAVVLGMVFALAQRTPYWVLTKVVREFIEFIRSTPLILQIFFVYYVGPQFGLKLGPWTAGMIAIGLHYSAYLSEVYRGGLDAVPKGQWEACTALNMSTRDTYWRIVIPQAIPPALAGMGNYLVGIFKDTPMLSVIGVAELMHTANAIGSSSYRYLEPYTLVGIIFLAISLPTAALIRVFEDRVRRKLGLK; translated from the coding sequence ATGGGGTTCAACTGGAACTGGGAATTCACTTGGGAAATTCTGCCCAAGCTGATGCATGCGACGCTCAATACGCTGATGGCAGCGGGCTTCGGCTATGCCATCGCGGTGGTGCTGGGCATGGTCTTCGCGCTGGCCCAACGCACGCCCTACTGGGTGCTGACCAAGGTCGTGCGCGAATTCATCGAGTTCATCCGCTCGACGCCTCTGATCCTGCAGATCTTCTTCGTCTATTACGTCGGCCCGCAATTCGGTCTGAAGCTGGGGCCGTGGACGGCGGGCATGATCGCGATCGGGCTGCACTATTCGGCCTATCTGTCGGAGGTCTATCGCGGCGGTCTCGACGCGGTGCCGAAAGGCCAATGGGAGGCCTGCACCGCGCTCAACATGTCGACCCGCGATACCTATTGGCGCATCGTGATCCCGCAGGCCATTCCGCCCGCGCTGGCGGGGATGGGCAATTACCTCGTGGGGATCTTCAAGGATACGCCGATGCTCTCGGTGATCGGGGTGGCAGAACTGATGCACACCGCGAATGCGATCGGCTCGTCGAGCTATCGCTATCTCGAACCCTATACGCTGGTGGGGATCATCTTCCTCGCCATCTCGCTTCCCACCGCTGCCCTGATCCGCGTCTTCGAGGATCGCGTGCGGCGTAAACTCGGATTGAAATGA
- a CDS encoding glycoside hydrolase family 15 protein, with product MTDLTRPSADRSAKTTPDPDSPPLRFLEGRRGYLPIGDYAVIGDTRTAALVARDGAIDWLCGPDFDGDPVFGRLLDQFRGGTFYLGPVPDADRPTTPERAYEDYGPILTTTHPTEAGQLKVTDFMNLPDSLEEAASFGRSVVRLIEAQEGDAEVEICIAPRCDYALNTPNFIRRGPGSWQFTQDGDIVLIDSSIELEIEGSGRLNGRGTLAAGEEGYVTLTITQGGHGHVGGMDAAHKTLAATREAWRKRQSKTDFGDGPFSGALKRSLMALQLLVHAPTGAVIAAPTMGLPEVIGGIRNYDYRYCWLRDAYFVLHAFLDQGLTGEADAFFRWLMAATRETAPELGTLYTVQGDSDVSLHKLQTVEGYRRSAPVQFGNGAATQLQLDAYGSMIMAARAYVEAGGELHPGEGIRLANFADVVVSQWTRPDNGIWEMPDPRRHHTYSKAMCWGALNAVIALVERGVIDADTKLWKAERAAIKALIREEAWNEEIGAFTGAIGEDWLDASVLLMPRIGVIAADDPKMAATYTAIRERLGTGVHLRRYDLREDGLPGVEGYFNACGFWAADYLVRAGRLDDAKTQIEWMLKATTDLGLMSEEHDPETGAQLGNFPQGLSHAGMIAAITAYRSAVKG from the coding sequence ATGACCGATCTCACCCGCCCTTCCGCCGACCGATCCGCGAAGACCACGCCCGATCCGGACAGCCCGCCGCTGCGCTTTCTGGAAGGGCGGCGCGGCTATCTCCCCATCGGCGATTACGCGGTCATCGGGGACACGCGCACGGCGGCGCTGGTGGCCCGCGACGGCGCGATCGATTGGCTCTGCGGCCCCGATTTCGACGGCGATCCGGTCTTCGGGCGGCTGCTCGACCAGTTTCGCGGCGGGACGTTCTACCTTGGCCCGGTGCCGGATGCGGACCGCCCGACCACCCCCGAACGCGCCTATGAAGACTACGGCCCGATCCTGACCACGACCCACCCGACCGAAGCCGGCCAGCTCAAGGTCACCGACTTCATGAACCTGCCAGACTCGCTCGAAGAAGCGGCGAGTTTCGGGCGCTCCGTCGTGCGGCTGATCGAGGCGCAGGAGGGCGACGCCGAAGTGGAAATCTGCATCGCCCCACGCTGCGATTACGCGCTGAATACCCCCAATTTCATCCGCCGCGGCCCGGGCAGCTGGCAATTCACACAAGACGGCGACATCGTCCTGATCGACAGCTCCATCGAGTTGGAAATCGAAGGCTCGGGCCGGCTGAACGGGCGCGGCACGCTCGCCGCTGGAGAAGAAGGCTACGTCACCCTCACGATCACCCAAGGCGGCCACGGCCATGTCGGGGGAATGGACGCGGCCCACAAGACGCTCGCCGCGACCCGCGAGGCATGGCGCAAACGGCAGTCCAAGACGGATTTCGGCGATGGGCCGTTCTCCGGGGCGCTCAAACGCTCGCTGATGGCGCTGCAGCTGCTGGTCCATGCCCCCACCGGCGCCGTGATCGCCGCGCCGACGATGGGCCTGCCGGAGGTGATCGGCGGTATCCGCAACTACGACTATCGCTATTGCTGGCTGCGCGACGCCTATTTCGTGCTGCATGCCTTTCTCGATCAGGGCCTGACCGGCGAGGCCGACGCGTTCTTCCGCTGGCTGATGGCGGCCACGCGCGAAACGGCGCCAGAACTGGGCACGCTCTACACGGTGCAGGGCGACAGTGACGTATCCCTCCACAAACTGCAGACGGTCGAGGGCTATCGCCGCTCGGCCCCGGTGCAATTTGGCAACGGCGCTGCGACACAGCTGCAACTCGACGCCTATGGGTCGATGATCATGGCCGCGCGCGCCTATGTCGAAGCGGGCGGCGAGCTGCATCCCGGCGAAGGTATCCGGCTTGCGAATTTCGCGGATGTCGTGGTCTCACAATGGACCCGGCCCGACAACGGCATCTGGGAAATGCCCGATCCGCGCCGCCATCATACCTATTCCAAGGCGATGTGCTGGGGCGCGCTGAATGCCGTCATCGCGCTGGTCGAACGCGGTGTGATCGATGCCGACACAAAGCTTTGGAAAGCCGAGCGCGCCGCGATCAAGGCGCTGATCCGGGAAGAAGCGTGGAATGAGGAAATCGGCGCCTTCACCGGCGCGATTGGCGAGGACTGGCTTGATGCGAGCGTCCTGCTGATGCCGCGCATCGGGGTGATCGCAGCCGACGACCCGAAGATGGCCGCGACCTACACCGCGATCCGCGAGCGGCTTGGCACGGGCGTCCATCTGCGGCGCTACGACCTGCGGGAAGACGGGCTGCCAGGCGTCGAGGGGTATTTCAACGCCTGCGGCTTCTGGGCAGCGGATTACCTCGTGCGGGCGGGGCGGCTCGACGATGCGAAGACCCAGATCGAGTGGATGCTGAAAGCCACGACCGATCTCGGTCTGATGTCCGAGGAACACGACCCCGAAACTGGCGCGCAGCTGGGGAATTTCCCGCAAGGGCTGTCCCATGCCGGGATGATCGCGGCGATCACCGCCTATCGTTCGGCCGTGAAGGGCTGA
- the ehuB gene encoding ectoine/hydroxyectoine ABC transporter substrate-binding protein EhuB, with translation MKSIWKSVAAAGMGLAMSATAALAGPLMDRINSGEPIRIGFANEVPWAYPGEDNKPLGFVNAYVLGVLHEMGYDNITPVVTDWGGLIPGLNANRFDMVTGGLYILNSRCQNVAFSEPMAKVGDAFIVPKGNPKNLNNYEQIAKAGATFVTGAGYNQVESAAKGGIPDGDVMTVPGPTEILAAVKAGRADAGGVTYFTAQNLAKQSDGSVEVSDVSQLPEWTQNWVGIGFRKADQDFVDKFNEAQKKYLGSDAMMKAVEEYGYSKDNLPGDKTSAEVCKMR, from the coding sequence ATGAAATCGATTTGGAAATCTGTCGCCGCTGCCGGTATGGGCCTCGCGATGAGCGCCACCGCCGCACTGGCCGGACCCCTGATGGACCGTATCAACTCTGGCGAGCCGATCCGCATCGGCTTTGCGAACGAAGTTCCGTGGGCCTATCCGGGCGAAGACAACAAGCCGCTGGGCTTCGTGAACGCCTATGTTCTGGGTGTGCTCCACGAGATGGGCTATGACAACATCACCCCCGTCGTGACCGATTGGGGCGGGCTGATCCCGGGCCTCAACGCGAACCGCTTCGACATGGTCACGGGCGGTCTCTACATCCTCAACTCGCGCTGCCAGAACGTCGCGTTCTCGGAGCCGATGGCGAAGGTGGGCGATGCGTTCATCGTGCCGAAGGGCAACCCGAAGAACCTGAACAACTACGAGCAGATCGCCAAGGCTGGCGCGACCTTCGTGACGGGTGCGGGCTATAACCAGGTGGAATCCGCAGCCAAGGGCGGCATCCCGGATGGCGACGTGATGACCGTGCCGGGTCCGACCGAAATCCTCGCTGCCGTGAAAGCGGGCCGCGCGGATGCAGGTGGCGTGACCTATTTCACCGCGCAGAACCTTGCCAAGCAATCGGACGGTTCGGTTGAAGTGTCGGACGTGAGCCAGCTTCCCGAATGGACGCAGAACTGGGTCGGCATCGGCTTCCGCAAGGCGGATCAGGACTTCGTCGACAAGTTCAACGAAGCTCAGAAGAAGTATCTCGGTTCGGACGCGATGATGAAGGCTGTCGAGGAATACGGTTATTCCAAGGACAACCTGCCGGGCGACAAGACTTCGGCTGAAGTCTGCAAGATGCGCTAA
- a CDS encoding peptidase M23: MKTSFATLLGAMAASPALAHSGTHFHTHGVEPMLIVGVAALAVYGIVEFVRSRR; this comes from the coding sequence ATGAAGACCAGCTTCGCAACGCTTCTGGGCGCAATGGCAGCAAGCCCGGCCCTCGCGCATTCCGGCACGCATTTCCATACCCACGGTGTCGAGCCGATGCTGATCGTCGGCGTCGCCGCCCTCGCGGTCTATGGCATCGTCGAATTCGTCAGATCGCGCCGCTGA
- the ehuC gene encoding ectoine/hydroxyectoine ABC transporter permease subunit EhuC: MSYIEFLKEYGPRFWDGTLVTAGQFFLASALAIVIALVAGLMKLSRNGLIRGIAVVYIEIFRGTSLLVQLYWIFFVLPLFGLTLPKFTAGFVAVGMNLGAYGAELVRGGIQSVPKGQWEAAYALSMSPMRRMWRIILPQAFVNMLPPWGNLLIELLKNTALVALISVSDLMFEAKQINGSTFLSAQTFGTALIIYYVFARFIVTPFMRWLELVMRRKLGRA, from the coding sequence ATGAGTTACATAGAATTTTTGAAAGAATACGGGCCGCGCTTCTGGGACGGCACGCTCGTGACGGCGGGGCAGTTCTTCCTGGCCTCCGCTCTGGCGATCGTCATCGCGCTTGTTGCCGGGCTTATGAAGCTTTCGCGCAACGGGCTGATCCGGGGCATCGCCGTCGTCTATATCGAAATTTTCCGCGGCACCTCGCTGCTGGTCCAGCTGTACTGGATCTTCTTCGTGCTGCCGCTGTTCGGGCTGACGCTGCCGAAATTCACCGCGGGCTTCGTCGCGGTGGGGATGAACCTCGGGGCCTACGGCGCCGAGCTGGTGCGCGGTGGCATCCAATCCGTGCCGAAAGGGCAGTGGGAGGCGGCCTATGCGCTGTCGATGAGCCCGATGAGGCGGATGTGGCGGATCATCCTGCCGCAGGCTTTCGTCAACATGCTGCCGCCTTGGGGCAACCTGCTGATCGAACTGCTGAAGAACACCGCGCTGGTTGCGCTGATCTCCGTGTCGGACCTGATGTTCGAAGCGAAGCAGATCAACGGCTCCACCTTCCTCTCGGCGCAGACCTTCGGCACCGCGCTGATCATCTACTACGTCTTCGCGCGCTTCATCGTGACGCCGTTCATGCGCTGGCTGGAGCTGGTCATGCGGCGCAAGCTGGGGAGGGCCTGA
- a CDS encoding M24 family metallopeptidase codes for MAERSLIFPAEEFRTRVSRLQAEMSAQGLDVLFLTSAADIFYVTGFLTRFWESPARPWFVIVPASGDPVAVIPSIGAELMGRTWMTQVRTWEAPDPTDDGVSLLAETLCDLLPESARIGVPMGLETQLRMPLADYARLAERIAPRRFIDGTAAIQRVREIKSAAEIEKIRRACAIAGRAFARVPEFAGQGRPLDGIFRAFQSALLEEGADWVSYVAGAAGPSGYDDVISPAGPEPLQAGDVLMLDTGAVRDGHFCDFDRNFSVGPVSDPVRRTHAALWEVTEAAMAQLRPGMRANDAHRLLVEGLSARGVAAGGGRLGHGLGITLTEWPSFTPRDDTELREGMVLTLEPGAWVETADGPRRLLVHEENIVLRATGAELLSPRAPETLPELS; via the coding sequence ATGGCTGAGCGCTCGCTCATCTTTCCGGCCGAGGAGTTTCGCACCCGCGTCAGCCGACTTCAGGCCGAGATGAGCGCACAGGGTCTGGATGTGCTGTTCCTGACCTCGGCTGCGGATATCTTCTACGTCACGGGCTTCCTGACCCGGTTCTGGGAAAGCCCCGCGCGCCCGTGGTTCGTGATTGTCCCGGCCAGTGGTGACCCGGTCGCGGTGATCCCCTCCATCGGGGCGGAATTGATGGGCCGCACATGGATGACGCAAGTTCGCACTTGGGAGGCACCCGATCCGACGGATGACGGGGTGAGCCTACTTGCCGAGACGCTCTGCGATCTGCTGCCCGAGAGCGCGCGGATCGGGGTGCCGATGGGGCTGGAGACGCAGCTGCGGATGCCGCTCGCGGATTATGCGCGGCTCGCGGAGCGTATCGCGCCGCGGCGCTTCATCGACGGCACCGCCGCGATTCAGCGGGTGCGCGAGATCAAGAGCGCAGCCGAGATTGAGAAGATCCGTAGGGCCTGCGCCATCGCGGGTCGCGCTTTCGCCCGCGTGCCCGAATTCGCGGGGCAGGGGCGTCCGCTCGACGGCATCTTCCGCGCCTTCCAATCGGCGCTTCTGGAGGAGGGGGCTGATTGGGTCAGCTACGTCGCCGGGGCGGCGGGGCCGTCGGGCTATGACGATGTGATCTCGCCTGCCGGGCCCGAGCCGCTGCAGGCGGGCGATGTGCTGATGCTGGATACCGGCGCGGTGCGCGACGGGCATTTCTGCGACTTCGATCGCAATTTCTCGGTCGGCCCGGTGTCCGATCCGGTGCGGCGCACCCATGCCGCGCTGTGGGAGGTGACCGAGGCGGCAATGGCGCAGCTACGGCCCGGGATGCGGGCGAATGATGCGCATCGTCTGCTGGTCGAAGGGCTGTCGGCGCGCGGTGTCGCGGCGGGTGGTGGGCGTCTGGGCCACGGGCTGGGGATCACGCTGACGGAATGGCCGTCCTTCACTCCGCGCGACGACACCGAACTGCGCGAGGGCATGGTGCTGACGCTCGAGCCCGGCGCGTGGGTCGAGACTGCGGATGGCCCGCGCCGCCTGTTGGTTCATGAGGAAAACATCGTCCTGCGCGCGACCGGGGCGGAGCTGTTGTCGCCGCGCGCCCCCGAAACCCTGCCGGAGCTGAGCTGA
- a CDS encoding pyridoxal-phosphate dependent enzyme, whose protein sequence is MPIIIDNPWRGDGLDPEGIQPIADASGVARLLAQCPAHRETPLRAAPEIAERAGVGEVWIKDERARMGLGSFKALGAVHAIAREAAARAEGGDLQTALAGETYVAASAGNHGLSVAAGARIFGARAIIYLAETVPAAFAARLEARGAEVVRAGAEYQASMEAAETAAAENGWTLLSDSSWEGYVDLPLRVMEGYTQLAAEAVAQIDVPPTHILLQAGVGGLAAAVAAHSRLAWGDGPEIIVVEPDAAPALIESIRAGHLVSTEGPVSSMGRLDCKTPSMVALASLSRDADRFATITEAEAQSGVDILAAHGLATTPSGGAGLAALLAGLSLGPEAHVLAILSEGPEDG, encoded by the coding sequence ATGCCGATCATCATAGACAATCCCTGGCGCGGTGATGGGCTCGACCCGGAAGGCATCCAGCCGATCGCGGATGCCTCGGGCGTGGCCCGCCTGCTCGCCCAATGTCCGGCCCATCGCGAGACCCCACTGCGCGCGGCGCCCGAGATTGCGGAGCGCGCCGGGGTCGGCGAGGTCTGGATCAAGGACGAGCGTGCGCGCATGGGGCTCGGCAGCTTCAAGGCGCTGGGCGCGGTCCATGCGATCGCCCGGGAGGCGGCGGCGAGGGCCGAAGGCGGCGACCTGCAAACGGCCCTCGCCGGAGAGACCTATGTCGCAGCCAGCGCGGGTAACCACGGCCTTTCGGTCGCGGCAGGCGCGCGGATATTCGGGGCCCGCGCGATCATCTATCTCGCCGAGACCGTGCCCGCAGCCTTCGCCGCGCGGTTGGAGGCACGCGGGGCCGAGGTCGTGCGGGCTGGCGCGGAGTATCAAGCGAGCATGGAGGCCGCCGAGACGGCCGCCGCCGAGAACGGCTGGACGCTTCTGTCGGACAGCTCGTGGGAGGGCTATGTCGACCTGCCACTGCGGGTGATGGAGGGCTACACTCAGCTTGCCGCGGAGGCCGTTGCGCAGATCGACGTGCCGCCGACACATATCCTGCTGCAGGCCGGGGTCGGCGGTCTCGCGGCCGCCGTCGCGGCCCATTCGCGGCTGGCTTGGGGCGACGGGCCTGAGATCATCGTGGTCGAACCCGATGCGGCGCCTGCGCTGATTGAGAGCATTCGCGCAGGGCATCTGGTGAGTACGGAAGGGCCGGTTTCCTCGATGGGACGGCTCGATTGCAAGACGCCCTCGATGGTGGCGCTGGCGAGTCTGTCGCGCGATGCGGATCGCTTCGCCACGATCACGGAAGCCGAGGCGCAGTCCGGCGTCGATATCCTCGCAGCGCACGGGCTGGCCACGACGCCTTCGGGTGGGGCCGGGCTGGCGGCTCTGCTTGCCGGGCTGTCGCTGGGCCCCGAGGCGCACGTGCTGGCTATCCTCAGCGAAGGCCCGGAAGATGGCTGA
- the ehuA gene encoding ectoine/hydroxyectoine ABC transporter ATP-binding protein EhuA: protein MEDLSNYPLELTGDNVPMVRFLKVTKRYGDLVVLDQLDLDVAEGEMVTIIGPSGSGKTTVLRMLMTLETINEGVIYVDGKPLTHMEKNGKLVPADRKYLRKARSQIGMCFQHFNLFPHMTALENCMEGPVQVLGMKKAEARERAEELLELVGMSDKRDQHPSRLSGGQQQRVAIARALAMRPKVMLFDEVTSALDPEVIGEVTNVIRSLVEKHNLTMLMVTHQMGFAKDISDRVCFFFDGKIEEQGAPEDLFGNPQKERTQQFLSAVKEAD from the coding sequence ATGGAAGACCTTTCGAACTATCCGCTCGAACTGACGGGCGACAATGTGCCGATGGTGCGGTTCCTGAAAGTCACCAAGCGCTATGGCGATCTGGTGGTGCTCGACCAGCTCGATCTCGACGTGGCCGAGGGGGAAATGGTCACGATCATCGGCCCCTCCGGCTCGGGCAAGACGACCGTGCTGCGGATGCTGATGACGCTCGAGACGATCAACGAGGGCGTGATCTACGTGGACGGCAAGCCGCTGACTCATATGGAGAAAAACGGCAAGCTGGTGCCCGCGGACCGCAAATATCTGCGCAAGGCCCGCAGCCAGATCGGCATGTGCTTCCAGCATTTCAACCTCTTCCCGCATATGACCGCGCTAGAGAATTGCATGGAAGGGCCGGTGCAGGTGCTGGGCATGAAGAAGGCCGAGGCGCGCGAACGGGCCGAAGAACTGCTGGAGCTCGTGGGCATGTCCGACAAGCGCGACCAGCATCCCTCGCGGCTTTCGGGCGGTCAGCAGCAGCGCGTCGCAATCGCGCGGGCGCTGGCGATGCGTCCCAAGGTGATGCTGTTCGACGAGGTGACCTCCGCGCTCGACCCGGAGGTGATCGGCGAGGTGACCAACGTGATCCGGTCGCTCGTGGAGAAGCACAATCTGACGATGCTGATGGTGACGCACCAGATGGGCTTCGCGAAGGACATCTCGGATCGGGTCTGCTTCTTCTTCGACGGCAAGATCGAGGAGCAGGGCGCCCCCGAGGATCTGTTCGGCAACCCGCAGAAAGAGCGCACGCAGCAATTCCTCTCGGCGGTGAAAGAAGCCGACTGA